A single window of Nakaseomyces glabratus chromosome G, complete sequence DNA harbors:
- a CDS encoding uncharacterized protein (CAGL0G04037g~Ortholog(s) have mRNA binding activity and cytoplasm, ribosome localization), producing MPIETIVPLSLNLFLKPKALYITEEQWQNILKHFGISTDVEKAIFRTPSDFNFVQSNEIKNNTSKLLGNTRTRNVEDVDICTFPIKNLPQGKDIKDLFTELQVIASNFKVACIINDTHLFGNEIKKTDFYAYVIGACEVLNQIKPLIDVTILNFLRDEFFIDTIKLNTQSLIPFLAGVKQNNIKYIKDSFQVDVYYTWPSTNNYELEPIVYIAGSIYANVLAAKELLTACLNKCQSTLFYQELTGISPGKLEYVRRYFKKEIQSLMNQYGSFVFISSDFVGFQSTSVTMLKSLTKEFTLTILQSIAEIRVTMDSEFEFTDEMVIDILSAKDEQQLIVRDDEISNQFILIRNSSQKSKVNGKSTTPLHSLKKYLEDHESQIEELKAIFEIHPDYDDFISGKKNGKLTRIMEKSQAQLDLNFEEDDKNMFLSIISNKVNNLESAFTLLLDELPCEGTFFIPEVYHRPAIGSGGSIIQTTMRKHNVFIQFSNTFLLPQSGLSFVRFDNVIIRCPFKNRKGIDLAIEDLKVLIQEYSEQQPSTNIRLSPAQYKHVLFEHINTIGHLEKQNNVFLDFPQNIPKTTVNISIRGNDTSSIQCADEVTNRLYGFERTFQLSECIPNDKLLSNKKLQNELVVPLFIRLHAFVSCQDKTFTLVYDKAKVNNKDFENQIQQYLEENGLIIEDKKTVSKFITDTTAYAGFDQHDSPRAYKQQNPNMSPNYSQNSYKKPIPPLQALAEQNSMRGKPPLLKQYGQHSPYYRYGYGYAYNYVYDYNNMYPPPK from the coding sequence ATGCCTATTGAGACGATTGTACCGCTCAGTTTGAATCTGTTCCTGAAACCTAAGGCCTTATATATTACGGAAGAGCAATGGCAGAATATACTTAAACATTTTGGTATAAGCACCGACGTGGAGAAAGCCATTTTCCGCACGCCATCTGATTTCAATTTTGTGCAATccaatgaaataaaaaacaatacaTCCAAACTGCTAGGTAATACAAGGACAAGGAATGTTGAAGACGTTGATATTTGCACTTTTCCAATAAAGAACTTACCACAAGGAAAAGACATAAAAGACTTATTCACTGAACTACAGGTAATTGCATCAAACTTCAAAGTTGCTTGTATTATAAATGACACTCATTTGTTTGGGaatgaaatcaagaaaacaGATTTTTATGCATATGTGATTGGAGCATGTGAAGTTCTAAATCAGATCAAACCCTTGATTGATGTTACCATTCTTAATTTTTTACGGGATGAGTTCTTTATTGACACTATCAAACTTAATACACAATCACTTATTCCTTTCCTAGCTGGTGTAAAGCAGAACAAcataaaatatatcaagGATAGCTTCCAGGTCGATGTTTACTATACATGGCCTAGCACTAACAACTATGAATTGGAGCCCATTGTTTATATTGCTGGCTCAATATATGCGAATGTCCTGGCAGCAAAAGAGTTGCTCACAGCTTGCCTAAATAAATGCCAAAGTacattattttatcaagAACTTACAGGAATCTCGCCAGGTAAATTGGAGTACGTCAGAcgatatttcaaaaaggaGATCCAAAGTCTAATGAACCAATACGGATCATTCGTATTTATTTCTTCGGACTTCGTAGGCTTCCAGTCCACTTCAGTGACGATGCTTAAGTCACTGACCAAAGAATTTACTTTAACAATTTTACAGAGTATAGCTGAGATACGAGTAACCATGGATTCTGAATTCGAGTTCACTGATGAAATGGTAATCGATATATTATCTGCAAAAGATGAACAGCAGCTCATTGTAAGGGATGATGAAATAAGCAATCAGTTTATATTGATTAGAAACTCTTCACAAAAGAGCAAGGTCAACGGCAAATCAACAACTCCTCTCCATAGTTTGAAAAAGTACTTGGAAGACCATGAATCTCAAATCGAAGAATTAAAGGcaatctttgaaattcatCCTGATTATGACGATTTCATATCCGGTAAGAAAAATGGTAAGCTTACAAGGATCATGGAAAAGAGTCAAGCACAACTTGATCTAAACTTTGAGGAagatgataaaaatatgtTTCTCTCTATCATATCTAACAAAGTGAACAACTTAGAAAGTGCATTCACATTGTTATTAGACGAATTACCCTGTGAAGGAacattttttattcctGAAGTTTATCACAGGCCTGCAATTGGTAGTGGTGGTTCTATTATTCAAACGACCATGAGGAAACATAATGTTTTTATTCAGTTTTCAAATACATTTTTGTTGCCTCAAAGTGGTCTTTCGTTTGTAAGATTTGATAACGTTATTATAAGATGCCCATTTAAGAATAGAAAAGGTATAGATCTTGCGATTGAGGACCTTAAAGTATTGATTCAAGAGTATAGTGAACAACAGCCAAGCACAAATATTAGATTATCGCCTGCACAATACAAGCATGTATTATTTGAGCACATCAATACCATTGGTCACCTGGAGAAACAAAATAACgtttttcttgattttccTCAGAACATACCGAAGACAACTGTTAATATATCGATTAGAGGTAACGATACAAGCTCCATACAATGTGCAGATGAAGTAACTAATAGACTGTATGGCTTTGAAAGAACATTCCAATTAAGTGAATGTATTCCAAATGACAAGTTATTAAGcaacaaaaaattgcaaaatgAGTTAGTTGTTCCGTTGTTTATTAGACTTCACGCTTTTGTTTCATGCCAAGATAAAACATTTACTCTTGTTTACGACAAGGCAAAGGTAAACAATAAAGACTTTGAGAACCAAATTCAGCAATaccttgaagaaaatggcCTTATTATCGAAGACAAGAAGACAGTATCTAAATTCATAACCGATACTACTGCTTATGCCGGCTTTGATCAACATGACTCACCAAGGGCCTACAAACAACAAAATCCAAATATGTCACCAAATTACTCTCAGAACAGCTACAAGAAACCTATACCACCTCTACAGGCCTTGGCGGAACAAAATTCGATGAGGGGGAAACCACCACTATTAAAACAATATGGACAGCATTCACCTTATTATAGATATGGATATGGATATGCATATAATTATGTTTATGACTATAACAATATGTATCCACCTCCTAAATAG
- the SSL1 gene encoding TFIIH/NER complex subunit SSL1 (CAGL0G04059g~Ortholog(s) have ubiquitin protein ligase activity and role in nucleotide-excision repair, phosphorylation of RNA polymerase II C-terminal domain, transcription from RNA polymerase II promoter): MSSDEDEVVRKPRNDDMRKRALRNGNAGKKKKVVKKKKKLANENLQGASGGYAWEDEIKRSWDLVAVEDEGDMATLVASIVEARKKRAAKSDVTPYQRGIIRTLILTIDSSEAMLEKDLRPNRHAMIIQQAIDFVHEFFDQNPISQMGIVTMRNGLAQLVSQVSGNPQDHIDALKSIRKQEPKGNPSLQNALEMARGLLLPVPAHCTREVLIVFGSLSSNDPGDIHQTIASLVQEQIRVKVLGLSAEVAICKELCKQTNMGDTSFYQVLLDETHLKKLFDEAVTPLPVNKINRGFTLVKMGFPTRIFEEQPTFCACHAKLIYGGYFCPNCNSKVCSLPTVCPCCDLMLILSTHLARSFHHLMPLKTFVEVPAAESFPTENCYSCQMKFPIIKSQKSNQMLTSSRYRCEECKNDYCIDCDVFIHESLHTCPGCESKATII; the protein is encoded by the coding sequence ATGAGCTCGGATGAGGACGAGGTTGTTCGGAAGCCTCGCAATGATGATATGCGCAAGAGGGCGCTCAGGAATGGGAATGCGggcaagaagaagaaagtggtgaagaagaagaagaagcttgCGAACGAGAACTTGCAAGGTGCCAGCGGTGGTTACGCATGGGAAGATGAGATCAAGAGAAGTTGGGATCTTGTGGCAGTGGAGGACGAAGGGGATATGGCCACGCTTGTGGCCAGTATAGTCGAGGCTCGAAAGAAACGTGCTGCCAAGAGTGACGTAACACCTTATCAGCGTGGTATTATAAGAACATTGATTCTGACTATCGATAGCAGTGAGGCCATGTTAGAGAAGGACCTGAGGCCGAATAGACACGCCATGATCATCCAGCAAGCCATTGATTTCGTCCACGAGTTCTTCGATCAGAACCCTATCTCCCAGATGGGTATAGTAACTATGCGTAACGGTCTGGCACAGCTGGTAAGCCAAGTGAGCGGTAATCCACAGGATCACATAGACGCACTGAAATCAATAAGAAAGCAGGAACCAAAGGGCAACCCCTCTTTGCAAAATGCTCTGGAAATGGCTAGAGGTCTATTGCTGCCTGTACCTGCACATTGTACCAGAGAAGTTCTTATAGTGTTTGGAAGTTTATCAAGTAATGACCCAGGTGATATCCATCAAACCATCGCATCGTTAGTCCAAGAACAAATCAGAGTCAAAGTACTGGGTCTTTCAGCGGAAGTTGCCATCTGTAAAGAACTCTgtaaacaaacaaacatGGGAGATACATCCTTTTACCAGGTGCTATTGGATGAAACGCATTTAAAAAAGCTATTCGATGAGGCAGTTACACCTTTACCGGtgaataaaataaacaGAGGATTCACACTGGTGAAAATGGGGTTCCCTACTAGGatatttgaagaacaaCCCACCTTCTGTGCTTGCCATGCTAAGCTAATATACGGAGGTTACTTCTGTCCAAATTGTAATAGTAAAGTATGCTCGCTGCCTACTGTATGTCCATGTTGTGATCTGATGCTGATCTTATCTACACACTTAGCGCGGTCTTTCCATCACTTAATGCCTTTGAAGACATTTGTTGAAGTTCCAGCTGCAGAGAGTTTCCCAACCGAGAATTGTTACAGTTGTCAAATGAAATTCCCAATTATTAAAAGTCAGAAATCAAATCAGATGCTGACAAGTTCTAGGTATAGATGCGAGGAATGTAAAAACGACTATTGTATTGATTGTGATGTATTTATTCATGAAAGTTTGCATACGTGCCCTGGGTGTGAATCTAAGGCTACTATTATATAG
- the THI73 gene encoding Thi73p (CAGL0G04081g~Ortholog(s) have Golgi apparatus, cell division site, cell periphery, cell tip, endoplasmic reticulum localization) produces MEKDLEKESQLSKAYTSESSFSENEVDVALKFLKQNGDVERVIDDHSVDRRAIFYGSKKLDKKIKRKLDKYILSFLCVTYLLMFLDKALLNYAAAMGIKKNLKGDEFSNLSTIFSAAYIFMEPIVTLLIQYFPLSKIMGTFICTWGAVLACHSACKTYASLMIVRTLLGMFESASAVGCIAISGMYYTKSEQSARIGFWATQAGTGYVIGGLISFGFLHYHGRDFTSWQIMFLVVGLITVVFGIVTFLYLPDNVTNAWFLDHDEKVAVIEHIRDNQTGVENKKFKKSHIKELFLKDKLTWPMLMITACSQISTGAIGSFSTTITKTFGFDSYESALLQLPIGAIVAIIIIVTTQMISRWGHFTLVTTSMYIPAVIGSIVLISLPLEHKIGNLFSLYLVYSGSCVITNIYIWNTCNTSGYCKRIFRNAITMIVYNISCIVAPQMFRAYSAPRYIPAKIALLVTQAVCIPLQLYVGYLSKKENEKRDKEQEGQAPEKYMFLDLTDIENRNFRYVY; encoded by the coding sequence ATGGAAAAGGATCTTGAAAAGGAGTCTCAACTCTCTAAAGCGTACACTTCTGAGTCCTCGTTCTCCGAGAATGAAGTTGACGTTGCGTTGAAGTTCTTGAAGCAGAATGGTGATGTCGAGCGTGTCATCGATGACCATTCTGTTGATCGCAGAGCTATCTTCTATGGGTCGAAGAAGCTGGACAAGAAGATCAAGCGCAAGCTGGACAAGTACATCTTGTCATTCTTGTGTGTCACCTATCTGCTGATGTTCTTGGACAAGGCGCTGTTGAACTACGCTGCGGCAATGGGTatcaagaagaacttgaaagGTGACGAGTTCTCTAACTTGAGCACCATTTTCTCCGCTGCTTACATCTTCATGGAGCCTATCGTGACTTTGCTGATCCAGTACTTCCCGTTGTCCAAGATTATGGGTACTTTCATTTGTACGTGGGGTGCAGTGCTAGCGTGCCACTCCGCGTGCAAGACCTACGCTTCACTGATGATCGTGAGAACACTGTTGGGTATGTTCGAGTCCGCCAGTGCCGTCGGTTGTATCGCCATCAGCGGTATGTACTACACAAAGTCCGAACAAAGCGCTAGAATCGGGTTTTGGGCCACCCAGGCAGGTACTGGTTACGTGATTGGTGGTTTGATCTCTTTCGGCTTCTTGCATTACCACGGCAGAGATTTCACCTCCTGGCAGATCATGTTCCTGGTGGTGGGTCTGATCACCGTGGTGTTCGGTATCGTGACATTCCTCTATTTGCCAGACAATGTCACTAACGCTTGGTTCTTGGACCACGACGAGAAAGTCGCTGTCATTGAACATATAAGAGATAACCAGACCGGTGTCGAGAAcaagaagttcaagaagtCCCACATCAAGGAACTTTTCCTGAAGGATAAACTAACATGGCCAATGCTTATGATAACGGCTTGTTCCCAAATATCTACCGGTGCAATCGGCTCTTTCTCCACTACAATCACCAAGACTTTTGGATTTGACAGCTATGAATCAGCATTGTTGCAATTGCCAATTGGTGCTATTGTTGCAATTATCATTATAGTCACTACACAGATGATCTCAAGATGGGGACACTTCACCTTGGTTACTACTTCAATGTACATTCCTGCTGTGATAGGTTCCATCGTGTTAATCAGCTTACCACTAGAGCACAAGATTGGTAATTTGTTCTCTTTGTATCTTGTCTACAGTGGATCCTGTGTCATCACCAATATCTATATCTGGAACACATGTAACACATCTGGATATTGTAAGAGAATCTTCAGAAACGCCATCACTATGATCGTTTACAATATATCATGTATTGTTGCACCTCAGATGTTTAGAGCTTATTCGGCCCCTAGATACATACCAGCAAAGATCGCTTTACTAGTAACACAAGCTGTTTGTATTCCATTACAACTATATGTTGGATACCTCTCAAAGaaggaaaatgaaaagagagataaagaacaagaaggtCAAGCACCGGAGAAATACATGTTCTTAGATCTAActgatattgaaaatagAAACTTTAGATATGTCTATTAG
- the APL1 gene encoding Apl1p (CAGL0G04103g~Ortholog(s) have role in filamentous growth and AP-2 adaptor complex, cellular bud neck localization), whose product MSDQRVFSRYKASEINAELQSYEVNKFKLNSIKRKNALRKIVANLTLGNYNEMSLLGDAIHKFWQIDDDFEVKRICHEYVSVIGSMKPRLVVDFLPSIQDDLKSRNSKVQVLALRTLMQIPSSEFLDEAMKFSKLIVSRKTTMSKDVTKAAILNLIQLDEMNHEEILKLVPYLFEISEDQSEAITIRVAALHTLYLIHEKNPQMAPLNIGVDAAFNILENIEKANEWDKGLIIETLPVTVVPNTHDDAYDLIDLILPQLQNVNTYVALGTLKFILYLLNYVDSISETVIKRISNSIVALLDNPPEIQFLILRNVILLLLSRGSDMLKLDISYFFIQFNDPIYIKDTKLECLYLLANKNNLIQILDELEQYATDIDIQMSRKAIRAVGNLAVKLDDSAAANCCDTLADLLDFGVDFVIQEIISVFRNIFRKYPNNFKDYVPDLIKCIDIVEEPESINAMIWIITHYYNSIPNYLDEFKQFSDSIEGQALEVQYSILSSSVKFFLRSPSEETEANCINILKYCTEKADNIDLRNRAFGYWRLLALTKSEKAEEQLPIDTALKIIDGELPMLELNTKLDSAVLEELELNMGSIVSVYLKPASQIFKNSKLKSLPKNSILIENREQLVIRPDSNNSIPEDVEVNDYFAPRKFMSGTGTGNSTPGTPHSGSSSQRKTMADYDRPAEKVNQLSGKRKSSTSGTTNLSRKPSQLLRRISLKKTPF is encoded by the coding sequence ATGTCCGATCAAAGAGTCTTCTCAAGATATAAAGCTAGTGAAATCAACGCGGAGTTGCAGAGCTATGAAGTCAATAAATTTAAGTTGAACAGTATTAAACGAAAGAATGCGCTTAGAAAGATTGTTGCGAACCTAACGTTGGGTAATTACAATGAAATGTCCTTGTTAGGAGACGCCATTCACAAATTTTGGCAGATTGACGATGACTTCGAAGTGAAAAGAATATGCCATGAGTATGTATCCGTGATTGGGTCCATGAAACCAAGGCTGGTGGTGGATTTCCTTCCCAGTATACAGGATGATCTAAAATCCCGAAACTCTAAGGTACAAGTTTTAGCATTGAGAACGCTAATGCAAATTCCGAGTTCTGAATTTCTTGATGAAGCAATGAAATTCTCAAAGTTGATAGTTTCGAGAAAAACTACTATGTCTAAAGATGTTACAAAAGCAGCCATTCTTAATTTGATACAATTAGATGAAATGAATCATGAAGAAATACTTAAATTAGTACCGTACCTATTTGAGATCAGTGAAGATCAAAGCGAAGCAATAACAATAAGAGTTGCTGCATTACATACATTATATTTGATACACGAGAAAAATCCTCAGATGGCTCCGTTGAATATCGGCGTTGACGCTGCATTCAACATCTTGGAAAACATAGAGAAAGCTAATGAATGGGATAAAGGTCTGATAATTGAAACATTACCTGTGACTGTAGTCCCCAATACGCATGATGATGCTTATGATCTGATAGATCTAATTTTACCACAACTACAGAACGTTAATACGTACGTTGCATTAGGTACTCTAAAATTCATTCTTTATTTGCTAAATTACGTGGATTCTATCAGTGAAACTGTTATCAAAAGAATTTCCAACTCAATTGTTGCGTTACTAGATAACCCTCCAGAAATACAATTCCTAATTCTGAGAAATGTGATCTTACTACTGTTAAGCAGAGGATCAGACATGCTTAAGTTAGATATCtcatattttttcatcCAATTCAACGATCCTATTTATATAAAGGATACGAAACTAGAATGCTTGTATTTACTAGCAAATAAGAATAACTTAATTCAAATTCTAGATGAATTGGAACAATATGCGACTGATATTGACATTCAGATGTCGAGGAAGGCTATAAGAGCAGTCGGTAATTTGGCTGTGAAACTGGATGATAGCGCTGCTGCGAACTGTTGTGATACTCTTGCAGATCTGTTAGACTTCGGAGTCGATTTTGTTATACAAGAAATAATATCAGTTTTTAGGAACATTTTCCGGAAGTATCCAAATAACTTTAAAGACTACGTCCCAGACTTGATAAAATGCATAGATATAGTGGAAGAACCAGAGTCTATTAATGCAATGATCTGGATAATTACCCACTACTACAACAGTATTCCTAATTATCTTGATGAGTTTAAACAATTTTCCGACTCTATCGAAGGACAAGCACTAGAAGTtcaatattcaattttgagCTCAAGCGTTAAGTTTTTTCTTCGCTCACCATCAGAAGAAACGGAAGCAAATTGTATTAATATTCTCAAATATTGTACCGAGAAAGCAGATAACATTGACCTAAGAAATAGAGCGTTTGGCTACTGGAGATTACTTGCCCTAACTAAATCTGAAAAAGCCGAGGAACAATTACCCATTGATACTGCTCTAAAAATTATCGATGGTGAATTACCTATGCTAGAACTGAACACGAAACTAGATTCTGCAGTTCTAGAAGAGCTGGAACTAAACATGGGATCTATAGTATCGGTATATTTAAAACCTGCATcccaaatattcaaaaacagTAAATTAAAATCATTACCAAAGAATTCAATACTTATTGAGAATAGGGAACAACTCGTTATTAGACCTGATTCAAACAACAGTATCCCTGAAGATGTTGAGGTAAATGACTATTTCGCACCTAGGAAATTCATGTCAGGTACCGGAACTGGAAACTCAACACCTGGTACACCACATTCTGGCTCTTCAAGTCAACGTAAAACCATGGCGGATTACGACAGACCAGCTGAGAAAGTTAATCAACTAAGCGGTAAGAGAAAATCCAGCACCAGTGGCACCACAAACCTATCACGTAAACCGTCGCAGCTGTTGAGaagaatttctttgaagaaaacCCCATTTTAA